A single region of the Bdellovibrio sp. GT3 genome encodes:
- a CDS encoding 3-hydroxyacyl-CoA dehydrogenase NAD-binding domain-containing protein — MSMLESIRIKPQGEIAVVEFDLVGEKVNKFSTPVMMRLKDVVEELRKSSYKAVIFKSMKPKIFIAGADIEEIKGMTTPDQFNNAVKAGQEIMNMVEDLQMPTIAAVNGACMGGGCEFIMACDYRIASDDSSTKIGLPEIQLGILPGFGGTQRMPRIMGLQASLDIILAGKAVNSKKAQKSGLVDKVVHQNLLDEQAIKWAKEIIAGGGQKRRKKFQANGMVNKVLEGPAKGVVFKKAREGVMKATKGHYPAPLKALDVIQKTYGMSDRDAGMRIEREGFCELGITDISKNLIHVFYLTEMVKKQTGVSGVDVKPKEVKGLGILGAGTMGGGIAYVAADKGIQVRMKDLSPEALGKGLKHASDLWMKLVKRKSIDKYQFQQKMDSVSVTTDYSGFKNLDVVVEAIVEDMGIKQKVIGECAGQMRPDAIIATNTSSLSVTEMAKGHPRPEYFAGMHFFNPVNKMPLVEVIRGAQTSDETIATIFELTKKMGKMPVVVKDGPGFLVNRLLLPYMAEAAWLMQEGMSIEVVDKAYVKEFGMPMGPFELMDEVGLDVCIKVLKIFKKAFGERIEMAPCMEALEKSGRLGRKNGKGFYTYQADGKRGDVDQTVYGALGLGTPSNPHQTKECIERGVFAMVNECSLALIEDHIVELPHEVDLGMIMGTGFPPFRGGLLKYADSIGSQYVADQLAMYASSRNAKRLKPATPLSNMAKSNAKFYK; from the coding sequence ATGTCTATGCTTGAAAGTATCAGAATTAAACCTCAAGGTGAGATCGCAGTTGTAGAGTTCGATCTTGTTGGTGAAAAAGTTAATAAATTCTCAACACCGGTGATGATGAGACTGAAAGACGTGGTTGAAGAGCTGCGTAAGTCTTCATATAAAGCGGTGATTTTTAAATCCATGAAACCGAAAATCTTTATCGCGGGTGCTGACATCGAAGAGATCAAAGGCATGACGACGCCGGATCAATTCAATAACGCGGTTAAAGCCGGTCAAGAGATCATGAACATGGTCGAAGATCTTCAAATGCCAACAATCGCGGCTGTGAACGGTGCGTGTATGGGTGGTGGTTGTGAATTCATCATGGCTTGCGACTACCGTATTGCCTCTGATGATTCCTCAACAAAAATTGGTCTTCCGGAAATTCAATTGGGTATCCTGCCGGGCTTCGGTGGTACGCAACGTATGCCGCGTATCATGGGGCTTCAGGCGTCTTTGGATATCATCCTTGCTGGAAAAGCGGTGAACTCCAAAAAAGCGCAGAAATCAGGCTTGGTTGATAAAGTGGTTCATCAAAATCTTTTGGATGAACAGGCGATCAAATGGGCCAAGGAAATCATCGCAGGTGGCGGTCAAAAACGTCGCAAAAAATTCCAGGCAAATGGAATGGTTAATAAAGTTCTAGAAGGACCTGCAAAAGGCGTTGTGTTTAAGAAAGCACGCGAAGGCGTGATGAAAGCAACGAAGGGTCATTATCCTGCGCCATTGAAAGCGTTGGACGTGATTCAAAAAACTTATGGCATGAGTGATCGCGATGCGGGAATGCGCATTGAGCGTGAAGGCTTCTGTGAGTTGGGTATCACTGATATTTCCAAAAACCTTATACACGTGTTCTATTTGACTGAAATGGTTAAAAAACAAACCGGCGTGTCTGGTGTGGATGTAAAACCAAAAGAAGTCAAAGGACTTGGCATCCTGGGTGCTGGTACGATGGGTGGCGGTATCGCTTACGTCGCGGCTGACAAAGGCATTCAAGTGCGCATGAAGGACTTGAGCCCGGAAGCATTGGGTAAAGGTTTGAAGCACGCCAGCGACTTGTGGATGAAGTTGGTAAAACGTAAATCCATCGACAAATATCAGTTCCAGCAAAAAATGGATTCAGTATCTGTGACGACAGACTATTCCGGTTTCAAAAACCTGGATGTTGTTGTTGAGGCCATCGTTGAAGATATGGGCATCAAGCAAAAGGTGATCGGCGAGTGTGCTGGTCAAATGCGCCCGGATGCAATCATCGCAACGAATACTTCCTCATTGTCAGTGACAGAGATGGCAAAAGGTCATCCACGTCCTGAATACTTTGCGGGAATGCATTTCTTCAATCCGGTGAACAAAATGCCATTGGTTGAAGTTATTCGCGGCGCTCAAACGTCTGATGAAACTATCGCGACTATTTTTGAATTGACCAAAAAAATGGGCAAAATGCCTGTCGTGGTAAAAGACGGCCCGGGCTTCCTGGTGAATCGTCTTCTTCTTCCGTACATGGCAGAAGCTGCGTGGTTGATGCAAGAGGGTATGAGCATCGAAGTGGTTGATAAAGCCTACGTGAAAGAGTTCGGCATGCCGATGGGGCCATTCGAGTTGATGGATGAAGTTGGTTTGGATGTATGTATTAAAGTTCTTAAAATCTTCAAGAAAGCCTTCGGCGAGCGCATTGAAATGGCGCCTTGTATGGAAGCTTTGGAGAAGTCAGGTCGCTTGGGTCGTAAGAATGGCAAGGGTTTCTACACCTACCAGGCTGACGGCAAACGTGGTGACGTCGATCAAACGGTTTACGGAGCATTGGGCTTGGGTACTCCAAGCAATCCTCACCAAACCAAAGAATGCATCGAGCGCGGTGTGTTTGCGATGGTGAACGAATGTTCTTTGGCATTGATTGAAGACCACATCGTGGAGCTTCCACATGAAGTAGACTTGGGCATGATCATGGGTACTGGCTTTCCGCCATTCCGTGGTGGATTGTTGAAGTACGCAGACAGCATTGGCTCACAGTATGTTGCTGATCAATTGGCAATGTACGCGTCCAGTCGAAATGCCAAACGTTTGAAGCCAGCGACGCCGTTGTCGAACATGGCTAAATCAAACGCTAAATTTTACAAGTAA
- a CDS encoding 4-hydroxy-tetrahydrodipicolinate reductase, which yields MSLKVGLFGFGRTGAVVAGEIAKDPDLSLQWICRRNVENTQHFASRVLGYDSDFAPFITADHLTEEFFKSHPVDLVIDFSTGTTTQVYEKLAQHGIKIVSAISNYNDSELNRVKSISNNTSVLYSPNITLGINWLLMASKILKSMIPHADVEVVEEHFRQKKDISGTALKLAHHLDLDPNEHVNSIRVGGIVGKHEVIFGLPYQTIRLTHESINRAAFGTGAIFAAKWLRDQPHGFYSMEQVLQQSFKQKLREMQ from the coding sequence ATGTCTTTGAAAGTCGGACTATTTGGATTTGGAAGAACAGGCGCTGTCGTTGCTGGCGAAATCGCCAAGGATCCGGACTTGTCACTGCAATGGATCTGCCGCAGAAACGTCGAAAACACCCAACACTTTGCCAGCCGGGTTCTGGGTTACGATTCTGACTTTGCTCCCTTCATCACTGCTGATCATCTGACGGAGGAATTTTTCAAATCCCATCCGGTGGATCTGGTCATTGATTTTTCCACGGGCACCACAACTCAGGTGTATGAAAAGCTGGCTCAGCACGGAATTAAAATCGTCAGCGCAATTTCAAACTACAATGACTCAGAACTCAATCGCGTAAAAAGCATCAGCAACAACACTTCGGTTCTGTATTCACCAAATATCACTCTGGGTATTAACTGGCTGCTAATGGCTTCGAAAATTTTGAAAAGCATGATTCCCCATGCGGACGTTGAAGTGGTGGAAGAACACTTTAGACAGAAGAAAGACATTTCAGGAACAGCTCTGAAGCTGGCTCATCATTTGGACCTGGATCCCAATGAACACGTGAATTCCATTCGTGTGGGCGGTATCGTTGGCAAACACGAAGTGATCTTTGGACTTCCCTACCAAACCATCCGACTGACCCACGAGAGCATCAATCGCGCGGCCTTTGGCACCGGCGCCATCTTTGCGGCGAAATGGTTGCGCGACCAGCCCCATGGTTTTTATTCCATGGAGCAAGTCTTGCAACAATCCTTCAAACAAAAACTTCGCGAGATGCAGTAG
- a CDS encoding peptide MFS transporter, which produces MAQTSEKTLFGHPRPLFTLFFTEMWERFSFYGMRALLVLYMAQYLFLEADQGKNVWGYGALKSGIEYFFGPQSPQALSSHIYGYYMGLVYFTPFFGGMIADRYWGKRRAVYVGGILMAIGHFLMAIESMFFLALLFIIAGNGFFKPNISTQVGELYAPEDKRRDGAFTIFYMGINLGAFFSPLVCGTLGQKVGWHWGFGAAGIGMLAGLLIYHFGGKHLPSSEHKVSIKEVEAQAHKPLTKSEWTRTWALTFMCAITIFFWGVYEQQGNTLQLWADQSTDWNFFGWEMPSTWYQSFNPFIIFLFAPILDRVWMWQARRGKENTTAMKMAIGCFMGTAALGLMFFAAKSVGPGKGTALWLLGSTFMLTIGELYLSPIGLSLVTKVSPKKIVSMMMGVWFLASFFGNTVSGWIGSMYDKMPKEQFFLLLAALGLIPGVLFFLSNKVLTKSLNSADEKKSGSAGSTLGSHAEATV; this is translated from the coding sequence ATGGCTCAAACATCAGAGAAAACACTATTTGGACACCCACGTCCCCTGTTTACACTTTTCTTCACAGAAATGTGGGAACGATTCTCATTTTACGGCATGAGAGCGCTCCTGGTGCTTTACATGGCCCAATATCTTTTTCTTGAGGCCGATCAGGGCAAAAATGTTTGGGGCTACGGAGCTTTGAAATCCGGGATTGAATACTTTTTTGGTCCGCAATCTCCGCAAGCTTTGTCCTCCCATATCTACGGTTACTATATGGGCCTTGTATATTTTACTCCCTTTTTCGGGGGTATGATCGCGGACAGATACTGGGGCAAGCGTCGCGCGGTTTACGTGGGCGGTATTTTGATGGCCATCGGTCACTTCCTGATGGCTATTGAAAGCATGTTCTTTTTGGCTTTGTTGTTCATTATCGCTGGTAATGGTTTTTTCAAACCGAACATCTCCACCCAAGTTGGCGAGTTGTATGCGCCGGAAGACAAGCGTCGCGATGGTGCCTTTACAATTTTCTACATGGGTATCAATCTGGGTGCGTTCTTCTCACCATTGGTTTGTGGCACCTTGGGACAAAAAGTGGGCTGGCACTGGGGCTTCGGAGCTGCCGGCATCGGGATGCTTGCAGGTCTGTTGATTTACCACTTCGGTGGCAAACATCTGCCATCTTCTGAGCACAAAGTTTCCATCAAGGAAGTGGAAGCCCAAGCACACAAACCACTGACTAAATCCGAATGGACTCGCACATGGGCATTGACCTTCATGTGTGCCATCACGATTTTCTTCTGGGGCGTTTACGAGCAACAAGGCAACACGTTGCAGTTGTGGGCGGATCAATCCACTGATTGGAATTTCTTTGGTTGGGAAATGCCTTCCACCTGGTACCAATCCTTCAATCCATTTATCATCTTCCTATTCGCACCGATTTTGGATCGCGTCTGGATGTGGCAAGCTCGTCGTGGCAAGGAAAACACCACAGCCATGAAAATGGCGATTGGTTGCTTCATGGGCACAGCCGCGTTGGGCTTGATGTTCTTTGCGGCAAAATCCGTGGGTCCTGGCAAAGGCACGGCATTGTGGCTTCTGGGTTCAACATTCATGCTGACAATTGGTGAACTTTATCTTTCTCCGATTGGTTTGTCTTTGGTGACTAAAGTTTCCCCTAAGAAAATCGTTTCGATGATGATGGGTGTTTGGTTCCTGGCTTCCTTCTTCGGAAATACTGTTTCCGGTTGGATCGGCAGCATGTACGACAAAATGCCGAAGGAACAATTCTTCCTGCTTCTGGCAGCTCTTGGATTAATTCCAGGTGTATTGTTCTTCTTAAGTAACAAAGTTCTTACAAAATCATTGAACTCAGCTGACGAAAAAAAGTCAGGCAGTGCCGGTTCCACTCTTGGATCGCACGCCGAAGCAACAGTCTAA
- a CDS encoding isochorismatase family protein, translating to MSRNRATWDASECALILIDYQPEMFRGIGSGDPRMVETNICELAKAAVAFDIPVVLSSVGVKMGVNQPTIKALKGVLPGVVEIDRSSMNAWEDENFLKAVKATGRKRLVFCALWTEICLAFPVVDALEDDFEVTFVVDAVGGQSKEEHEMAIQRLIQAGAIPNTSVAMVAEWFRDWKSPLAAKGREVFRSLVTEHREMHANSRFQAPPDGYSSQSEMM from the coding sequence ATGAGCCGCAATCGTGCCACTTGGGATGCCAGTGAGTGTGCTTTAATCCTGATCGACTACCAGCCGGAGATGTTCCGAGGCATCGGATCTGGTGATCCCCGGATGGTGGAAACAAATATTTGTGAGCTGGCGAAAGCAGCAGTGGCGTTCGATATCCCCGTGGTATTAAGCTCGGTCGGAGTTAAGATGGGCGTGAATCAACCCACTATCAAAGCATTGAAAGGTGTTCTTCCAGGAGTCGTGGAAATCGATCGCTCTTCCATGAATGCCTGGGAGGATGAAAACTTCCTAAAAGCGGTGAAAGCAACCGGCAGAAAGCGTCTGGTGTTTTGTGCCTTGTGGACAGAGATCTGCCTGGCCTTCCCAGTGGTGGATGCATTGGAGGATGATTTTGAAGTGACCTTCGTGGTTGATGCTGTCGGCGGTCAATCCAAGGAAGAACATGAAATGGCTATTCAACGACTGATCCAGGCTGGTGCTATTCCAAATACCAGTGTTGCCATGGTGGCAGAGTGGTTCCGCGATTGGAAGTCTCCGTTGGCGGCAAAAGGCCGTGAGGTCTTTAGATCCCTAGTGACTGAACATCGCGAGATGCATGCGAACTCGCGCTTTCAGGCGCCACCAGACGGGTACAGCAGTCAATCCGAAATGATGTAG
- a CDS encoding NADP-dependent malic enzyme, giving the protein MGKPGKIEVISSKPCVSEKDLSLAYSPGVAAPCKVIAKDPSKVYDYTAKGNLVGVISNGTAVLGLGNIGPHASKPVMEGKGILFKQFAGIDVFDIEVDANDVDTFCNAIKTLEPTFGGINLEDIKAPECFEIEERLKKEMKIPVFHDDQHGTAIVSGAALLNAVSITNRKMENVRIVVNGAGASANSCAKIFISLGARRENIIMCDSQGVIYKGRTAGMNKYKEYFAADTEVRTLSEALRGADVFVGLSVAGALTPEMLKDMAKDPIIFAMANPVPEITPDEARTARPDAIIATGRSDYPNQVNNVLGFPSIFRGALDTRSTQINEEMKLAAVHALAKLAREDVPDRVSATYGGKTFKFGREYLIPKPFDTRVLLWVAPEVAKAAIKTGVATRNIEDWDHYRETLEALQGPSKVFIRSAINRVHQNATAMGGELPRIVFPEGTSSKVLKALATLVEEKICQPILLGYPDRVKEKIQALDIPALHDVPVIHPATYPKFFKYVEKLYNLRQRKGINMREAERLMADPNYFAAMMVMMGEADGVVNGASVNYADAVKPILQTVGVYQGGVPAGLNFILLEDKFLVLADTTVNLNPTAEQCAQIALQAAKVVEYFGIEPKIAMLSYSNFSGAEGTPCKMKNAAEIVKKLRPGLMVDGDMQADTAVNPEIMERLFPFSDLKGGANVLIFPNLEASNIAYKLIQQVGKVEVIGPFLTGVRRSCNVLQRTTTVDGIVNSVVFTALEAQFIKDVLKSREANKQ; this is encoded by the coding sequence ATGGGTAAGCCAGGAAAAATTGAGGTTATCTCATCCAAGCCCTGCGTGTCTGAAAAAGATCTTTCTCTTGCCTACTCTCCAGGTGTCGCGGCTCCTTGTAAAGTGATCGCAAAAGATCCTTCCAAAGTTTACGACTACACAGCCAAAGGAAATCTGGTTGGCGTTATCTCCAACGGCACAGCTGTATTGGGTTTGGGCAACATTGGCCCGCACGCTTCAAAACCCGTGATGGAAGGTAAAGGAATTCTATTCAAACAATTCGCCGGCATCGATGTTTTCGATATCGAAGTTGACGCGAACGATGTCGACACTTTCTGTAACGCCATCAAAACTTTGGAGCCCACTTTTGGCGGCATCAACCTGGAAGACATCAAAGCACCAGAATGTTTTGAAATCGAAGAGCGCCTGAAAAAAGAAATGAAAATTCCGGTATTCCATGACGACCAACATGGAACCGCGATCGTTTCCGGAGCGGCGTTGTTAAATGCTGTCTCCATCACCAACAGAAAAATGGAAAACGTGCGCATCGTGGTGAACGGCGCCGGCGCCTCTGCAAACTCCTGCGCAAAAATCTTCATCTCCCTGGGTGCACGCCGTGAAAACATCATCATGTGTGATTCTCAGGGTGTGATCTACAAAGGCCGTACAGCCGGTATGAACAAATACAAAGAATACTTTGCCGCCGACACTGAAGTGCGCACGCTGAGCGAAGCTTTGCGTGGTGCGGATGTATTCGTAGGTCTTTCTGTGGCCGGCGCCCTGACTCCGGAAATGCTGAAGGACATGGCCAAGGATCCAATTATTTTCGCAATGGCCAACCCGGTTCCGGAAATCACACCTGACGAAGCACGTACGGCTCGCCCGGATGCGATCATCGCGACAGGTCGTTCTGATTATCCGAATCAAGTGAACAATGTATTGGGCTTCCCGTCCATCTTCCGTGGAGCATTGGATACTCGTTCAACACAAATCAACGAAGAAATGAAACTTGCGGCAGTTCATGCTTTGGCAAAACTGGCGCGTGAAGATGTTCCTGACCGTGTTTCTGCAACTTACGGTGGCAAAACATTCAAATTCGGTCGTGAGTACCTGATTCCGAAACCATTCGACACTCGTGTTCTTTTGTGGGTCGCACCGGAAGTGGCGAAAGCCGCCATCAAAACCGGCGTTGCCACTCGCAATATTGAAGACTGGGATCACTACCGTGAAACTTTGGAGGCTTTGCAAGGCCCATCCAAAGTATTCATTCGCTCTGCCATCAACAGAGTTCATCAGAATGCGACGGCAATGGGTGGCGAATTACCACGTATCGTTTTCCCGGAAGGAACTAGCTCCAAAGTGCTTAAGGCACTTGCGACTTTGGTTGAAGAAAAAATCTGTCAGCCGATCCTGTTGGGTTACCCTGACCGCGTAAAAGAAAAAATTCAGGCCTTGGATATTCCGGCATTGCATGACGTCCCGGTTATTCATCCGGCAACTTATCCGAAGTTCTTTAAGTACGTTGAGAAGCTTTACAATTTAAGACAGCGTAAAGGCATCAACATGCGCGAAGCCGAGCGCTTGATGGCTGATCCGAATTACTTTGCCGCGATGATGGTGATGATGGGTGAAGCTGATGGTGTGGTGAACGGTGCTTCCGTGAACTATGCCGATGCGGTGAAGCCTATTCTGCAAACTGTGGGCGTCTACCAAGGTGGCGTTCCTGCGGGCTTGAACTTCATCCTTCTTGAAGACAAATTCCTGGTTTTGGCAGACACCACCGTGAATTTGAATCCAACAGCTGAGCAGTGCGCGCAAATTGCCCTGCAAGCCGCGAAAGTTGTCGAGTATTTTGGTATTGAGCCTAAGATCGCAATGCTTTCGTATTCGAACTTCAGCGGAGCTGAAGGCACTCCTTGCAAAATGAAGAATGCAGCAGAAATCGTTAAAAAGCTGCGCCCAGGCCTGATGGTGGATGGCGATATGCAAGCTGACACAGCTGTAAATCCGGAAATCATGGAAAGACTATTCCCATTCTCTGATCTTAAGGGTGGCGCGAATGTTCTGATCTTCCCTAACTTGGAAGCTTCCAACATCGCTTACAAACTTATCCAGCAGGTCGGCAAAGTGGAAGTGATTGGACCTTTCCTTACCGGCGTTCGCAGATCTTGCAACGTTCTGCAAAGAACAACAACGGTGGATGGCATCGTGAACTCCGTGGTATTCACTGCGCTGGAAGCTCAATTCATCAAAGATGTTTTGAAATCCCGCGAAGCCAATAAGCAATAA
- a CDS encoding thiolase family protein, whose translation MKSPRDVVLVEGVRTPFAKSGTKLKKVHPAQLGQIALRQLIAQTNLDVNSVDEVIVGNTGNPADAVNISRVVALNAGIPMKTSAYTVHRNCASAMESISNGFEKIKSGTMDVILAGGTESMSQIPTLAPAKFQDIYEKLFAAKGPKQALPLLWQLFKADVNQIKALLQGNMKDPYFPQIGVMLGLTDPFVGINMGQTAEILAKEWGLNRQMQDAFALRSHQLASKAMKEGRMKEESTPVYLAPEYKEVVADDIGPRDTQTMEALAKLKPFFDKATGTITAGNSCPITDGAAMVLLMSREKAEQAGYKPLATIRSYGFAGLEPERMGLGPAYATPLALKRAGLSMKDIGLVELNEAFAAQVMACQKAMDSDKFAQEKLGLSAKVGEIRDEILNVNGGAIALGHPVGATGTRIVLTLAKEMKRRGVQHGLATLCIGGGQGGAMILENEN comes from the coding sequence ATGAAGTCACCACGCGATGTGGTTCTCGTTGAAGGTGTGCGTACACCATTCGCTAAATCAGGTACAAAACTTAAAAAAGTTCATCCAGCACAGCTGGGGCAAATTGCGCTTCGACAACTGATTGCGCAAACGAACCTGGATGTAAATTCCGTTGATGAAGTGATCGTGGGTAATACGGGGAATCCGGCGGATGCTGTGAATATCTCCCGCGTGGTAGCATTGAATGCGGGTATCCCGATGAAAACTTCCGCTTACACAGTACACAGAAACTGTGCTTCTGCGATGGAATCCATTTCCAACGGTTTTGAAAAAATCAAATCCGGCACAATGGATGTGATTCTGGCAGGTGGTACTGAATCCATGTCGCAAATTCCGACATTGGCTCCGGCAAAATTCCAAGACATCTACGAAAAACTTTTCGCAGCAAAAGGTCCCAAACAAGCGCTTCCACTTTTGTGGCAATTGTTCAAAGCTGACGTGAATCAAATCAAAGCTCTTCTTCAGGGCAACATGAAAGATCCATATTTCCCGCAAATTGGTGTGATGTTGGGTCTGACAGATCCTTTCGTTGGGATCAATATGGGCCAAACAGCAGAAATCCTGGCAAAAGAGTGGGGCTTGAATCGTCAGATGCAAGATGCATTTGCACTGCGCTCTCACCAACTGGCTTCCAAGGCGATGAAAGAAGGTCGCATGAAGGAAGAATCCACTCCTGTTTATCTGGCACCTGAATACAAAGAAGTGGTTGCGGACGATATCGGACCTCGTGACACACAAACGATGGAAGCTTTGGCAAAACTTAAACCATTCTTCGATAAAGCAACTGGGACGATCACGGCGGGTAACTCTTGTCCGATCACAGACGGTGCTGCGATGGTTCTATTGATGTCTCGTGAAAAAGCGGAACAAGCTGGTTACAAACCACTTGCAACAATTCGTTCCTACGGATTTGCAGGTCTTGAGCCTGAGCGCATGGGATTGGGTCCTGCTTACGCAACGCCGTTGGCTCTAAAACGTGCGGGTCTTTCCATGAAGGACATCGGCTTGGTAGAGTTGAACGAAGCATTCGCTGCGCAAGTGATGGCATGTCAGAAGGCAATGGATTCCGATAAGTTTGCTCAAGAGAAACTTGGCTTGTCTGCAAAAGTGGGCGAGATTCGTGATGAAATTCTGAACGTGAATGGTGGCGCGATTGCGTTGGGTCACCCCGTTGGCGCAACAGGCACACGTATCGTTTTGACTCTTGCAAAAGAGATGAAACGCAGAGGCGTGCAACATGGTCTGGCAACACTTTGTATCGGTGGCGGTCAAGGTGGAGCGATGATTCTTGAGAACGAAAACTAA
- a CDS encoding HNH endonuclease, producing MDLASISNFELLNRVEKLALSERKITHLILWHLVEIESRRLYIDLGFTSLYKYLTGHLRYSEDAAYRRIQAARLLKKLPNIEKSIEVGDLSLTQLTQVQKCLAKSAADGIVVTNEKAKDVLESIQRKSSYETQKILAIEFNHPIQDKEILKPQRNETVRMEITFSEEQMNELNQLKEMLSHVLPNPTWSELISYLVKSNIKKKLGKQVSNESVTSQSECIFTGASKNKSNNRKVVSIKNRRKLLAHANHQCEFEHNGEKCVSRYQLQVDHRMPLALGGTNDLANLRILCRTHNLSEARRMNISKF from the coding sequence ATGGATTTGGCATCAATTTCAAATTTTGAGTTACTAAATCGTGTAGAGAAACTTGCGCTCAGTGAACGTAAGATTACGCATCTAATACTTTGGCATTTGGTTGAGATTGAGTCTCGTCGTTTGTATATCGATCTTGGATTCACTTCGCTCTATAAGTATTTGACGGGACATTTAAGATATTCTGAAGATGCTGCTTACCGCAGAATTCAGGCGGCACGTTTGCTGAAGAAGTTACCGAATATTGAGAAGTCAATCGAGGTCGGTGATTTGAGTTTGACACAATTGACTCAAGTCCAAAAGTGTCTTGCTAAATCCGCTGCTGATGGAATCGTAGTTACGAATGAAAAAGCTAAAGACGTGCTGGAATCCATACAAAGAAAATCAAGCTATGAAACTCAGAAGATTCTTGCTATTGAGTTCAATCACCCCATTCAAGATAAAGAGATATTGAAGCCTCAACGCAACGAAACAGTTCGCATGGAGATTACATTTTCGGAAGAGCAAATGAACGAGTTGAATCAGCTCAAAGAAATGCTTTCGCACGTATTGCCAAATCCAACCTGGTCAGAACTCATCTCATACCTGGTAAAGTCGAATATTAAGAAAAAGTTGGGAAAACAAGTTTCCAATGAGTCAGTTACTTCGCAATCTGAGTGTATTTTTACGGGCGCATCTAAAAACAAATCCAATAATAGAAAAGTCGTTTCAATAAAAAATCGAAGAAAGCTACTTGCACATGCGAATCATCAATGTGAATTCGAACATAACGGAGAGAAATGTGTAAGTCGATATCAGCTTCAAGTGGATCATCGGATGCCGCTTGCGCTTGGTGGAACTAATGATCTTGCGAATCTTAGAATACTTTGCCGAACTCACAACTTGTCGGAAGCAAGAAGGATGAATATTTCTAAATTTTAG